In Bythopirellula goksoeyrii, a single window of DNA contains:
- a CDS encoding J domain-containing protein: MHKAIKESLEILHLGPSASPEDIEQAYRDLAKLWHPDKSANDPLIREQSENRIKAINRAYEILRQYGASSRKNIGSLTENTIIPHGPKRPRQTSDAKDSASPNSSEPFLGDPGRSLSSNTDMPFRFIISVSVLGIGVTALVLWSLYRDEISVAWKSSAADYLLFIASAISILLLLLMHRMSLGRTSPIAAAAFVICGPLIGTFVVIAYAISEVLEVKRGMFVAADDEIHLLVLRFVCAGFIGAAIAAAIAANDKRDEWFNHL, translated from the coding sequence ATGCATAAAGCAATCAAAGAATCCTTGGAAATTCTTCATCTCGGCCCAAGCGCGTCGCCGGAAGATATTGAGCAGGCCTACCGCGACCTTGCCAAGCTTTGGCATCCTGATAAATCCGCAAACGATCCTCTGATTCGCGAACAATCAGAAAATAGGATTAAGGCGATCAATCGTGCTTACGAAATTTTGCGGCAATATGGGGCTTCATCAAGAAAAAACATCGGCTCTTTAACCGAAAACACAATCATTCCACACGGACCTAAAAGACCCAGGCAAACAAGTGATGCCAAAGACTCTGCTTCACCGAATTCTTCAGAGCCTTTTTTGGGGGATCCAGGACGTAGTCTCTCATCAAATACTGACATGCCTTTTCGTTTCATCATTTCTGTTTCGGTGCTAGGTATTGGTGTCACTGCATTGGTTCTCTGGTCCTTATACAGAGATGAGATATCCGTAGCTTGGAAGAGCAGTGCGGCAGATTATCTATTGTTCATTGCTAGTGCGATTTCAATTTTGCTGCTGCTTCTGATGCACCGCATGTCGCTTGGTCGAACCAGTCCAATTGCCGCTGCAGCTTTCGTAATCTGCGGGCCGCTAATTGGAACTTTCGTCGTGATCGCTTATGCCATTAGTGAAGTGTTGGAGGTGAAAAGAGGAATGTTTGTTGCAGCAGACGATGAGATTCATCTGTTAGTATTGAGATTTGTTTGTGCTGGTTTTATCGGCGCTGCAATTGCTGCTGCGATTGCGGCCAATGACAAGCGCGACGAGTGGTTCAATCATCTCTAG
- a CDS encoding chemotaxis protein CheB — protein MKNSESSFQRSNASTKAGVALDPPDFHVVAIGASAGGLESLEQFFKEMPADTGMAFVVLQHLSPDFRSLMDELLARHTEMEICKAEDDMAVEPNTIYLNPPRKNMIISGGNLYLSDVDPDEPLSLPIDQFFRSLAQDSRRKSIAVVLSGTGSDGSRGIRDVYEAGGLVLAETEETAKFDGMPRSAQETGCVHVVLPPAAMPEALSSYINQSLSPQDFAEKVIVPPRMGGMEAIFRLIREEYGIDFSHYKPNTVVRRVERRVSLLHSADIDDYVSNLENDHEELNALYRDLLIGVTRFFRDTEAFSFLKAEVIPELIAKKADGDELRVWVAGCASGEEAYSLAILIDEALRSARKNLDVKIFATDIHPNSLEFAATGFFPKESLSQVDPERIKRYFEESAEGFQVNNHLRQMMVFAKHNVFKDAPFTRLDAISCRNLLIYLQPLAQKKALSLFHFGLRTGGILILGPSESPGELKEEFDVCNNRWKVYRKRRDVRLPAEIRLPLGTSVEPLTAQKPNNANQPSPTPQRNLLLAYDKLLARYMPAAFLIDEERNLLHVFGEGKDFLEPRSGRVTTDLLEMVRGDLKPILGSAIQRIRHGTENTISTVVSLDFKGSTRKVLIQIEKLMEPTMRQVWFCISLETRERIPSPTPTDEISQSDFSEVRLNDLEVELRYTKESLQATVEELETSNEELQATNEELVASNEELQSTNEELHSVNEELYTVNAEFQNKIAELTELTNDMDNLLESTEIGTIFLDKNLTIRKFTGKVEKWFDLMSRDIGRKISVFTHNLKHPDLLADVQQVLNQEQPLEREVLDQEGKWLHLRLHPYLTDGKTMGVVMTLIDISNLKQTHAKLQRLSAIVESSDDAIIGKSFEGIIETWNHAAEQLFGYTAEEAIGRDISLILPANTTDEARQYFDQLKRGESVETLETHRRTKDGRLIEISLRFSPIRSETGEVIGMSAICRDITSRKSAEREIEKLALVVKHTDNGVILTDAQGYTEWINEGCTRISGYTLDDFVGRKPGHLLQGPESDPATIDLMRRKISAGEEFSVEVLNYSKKGEPYWVAIDARPTFSENRELTGFMAIQRDVSKLKAAQAEAQLEVQRRDEFLAMLSHELRNPLGALQNGLQLLQLQKDLDSSEAHELEEILSAQVEQMSRLLDDLLDVARVTQNKALVHRQPMDLCEAARNAAEAVRPLAERRGCPLKLQLPSSPVVVNGDSARLQQVQVNLLTNAIRHSYFGEHVSLQIEVRDGNAVISVTDIGEGISAEHQVHVFDLFFQTNSELARTEGGLGVGLSLVRDFVAKHDGEVSLHSDGPGKGTTFEVTLPLAQDKVLPQETSCDLRVPPLRVVLIEDQEMNRKTLRKMLELDGHEVLEAADASQGIQLIDEQRPDLAVVDIGLPDMPGYEVARATRRLDPPVDTLLAALTGYGQDSDIEKAYQAGFDVHLIKPFDPRRLNEFLANSRKNFRAEEKAI, from the coding sequence ATGAAAAACAGCGAATCGAGCTTCCAGCGCAGCAATGCATCAACAAAGGCAGGAGTTGCACTAGATCCACCAGATTTCCATGTAGTTGCCATAGGCGCATCCGCAGGTGGCCTTGAATCACTTGAACAGTTTTTCAAGGAGATGCCAGCCGATACGGGAATGGCCTTTGTAGTTCTGCAGCATCTCTCTCCTGATTTTCGCAGCCTGATGGACGAATTGCTCGCCCGTCATACAGAAATGGAGATCTGCAAGGCGGAAGACGATATGGCAGTCGAGCCTAATACGATCTATCTCAATCCACCGCGAAAAAACATGATCATTTCAGGTGGTAACTTGTATTTGAGTGACGTCGATCCAGACGAGCCGCTTTCTCTTCCCATTGATCAATTTTTTCGTTCCTTGGCTCAGGATTCCAGACGTAAATCGATAGCGGTGGTTCTTTCTGGAACGGGGAGCGATGGATCTCGTGGGATTCGGGATGTGTACGAAGCGGGTGGTTTGGTGTTGGCTGAAACGGAAGAGACCGCCAAGTTTGATGGCATGCCTCGCAGCGCACAAGAAACAGGGTGCGTGCATGTGGTGTTACCACCCGCTGCCATGCCAGAAGCATTATCAAGTTACATCAACCAATCGTTGAGCCCGCAGGATTTTGCTGAAAAAGTAATTGTACCTCCTCGCATGGGAGGCATGGAAGCGATTTTTCGACTCATACGAGAGGAGTACGGCATTGATTTCTCTCATTACAAACCAAATACAGTGGTTCGCCGAGTGGAGAGGCGAGTCTCGCTTCTCCACTCCGCCGATATCGATGATTACGTTTCCAATCTGGAAAACGACCATGAAGAATTGAACGCTCTTTATCGAGATTTGTTGATTGGCGTGACGCGTTTTTTTCGAGATACGGAAGCCTTTAGCTTTCTCAAAGCGGAAGTTATTCCAGAACTTATAGCCAAGAAAGCGGATGGAGACGAACTCCGGGTGTGGGTCGCGGGCTGTGCCTCGGGTGAAGAGGCTTATTCATTGGCGATACTTATTGACGAAGCTTTGCGATCCGCGAGAAAGAACCTCGATGTCAAGATTTTCGCGACGGATATCCATCCCAATTCATTGGAGTTCGCTGCAACAGGTTTTTTCCCCAAGGAGTCGCTTTCGCAAGTAGACCCAGAACGGATCAAACGATATTTCGAGGAGTCCGCAGAAGGTTTTCAAGTGAACAACCACTTGCGTCAGATGATGGTCTTTGCCAAGCACAACGTATTCAAAGACGCCCCATTCACACGACTCGACGCAATTAGCTGTAGAAATCTCCTGATATACTTGCAGCCTCTGGCACAAAAGAAGGCGCTCTCTTTGTTTCATTTTGGGTTGCGTACAGGGGGGATTCTTATTCTGGGGCCCAGTGAAAGCCCGGGAGAACTCAAGGAAGAATTTGATGTCTGCAACAATCGCTGGAAAGTCTATCGCAAACGTCGCGATGTTCGCCTCCCTGCGGAAATTCGTCTCCCGCTGGGAACTTCTGTCGAGCCATTGACGGCACAAAAACCCAATAATGCAAACCAGCCCTCACCGACACCCCAACGCAACCTGTTGCTTGCCTATGATAAGTTGCTTGCTCGATATATGCCTGCAGCATTCTTGATCGATGAAGAGCGGAATCTGTTGCACGTGTTTGGGGAAGGAAAAGACTTCTTGGAGCCTCGCTCAGGACGTGTCACCACCGATCTACTGGAAATGGTCCGGGGGGATCTGAAGCCAATTCTGGGCTCGGCAATTCAGCGCATTCGGCATGGAACTGAGAACACAATTTCCACCGTAGTCTCCTTGGATTTCAAGGGAAGCACCAGGAAAGTTTTAATTCAGATCGAAAAGCTAATGGAACCAACCATGCGCCAGGTATGGTTCTGCATTTCCTTGGAGACCCGCGAGAGAATCCCTTCACCTACTCCAACTGACGAGATTTCACAGTCGGACTTTTCGGAAGTTCGCCTCAACGACCTCGAAGTTGAACTGCGATATACCAAGGAGAGCCTGCAAGCCACAGTAGAAGAGTTGGAAACGAGCAACGAAGAGTTGCAGGCTACGAATGAGGAATTGGTGGCTTCCAATGAAGAGTTGCAAAGCACCAACGAGGAATTACATTCGGTCAACGAGGAGCTATATACGGTAAATGCTGAATTCCAGAACAAGATCGCCGAACTGACGGAGCTCACCAATGATATGGACAATCTATTGGAAAGCACCGAGATCGGCACGATCTTTTTAGACAAGAATCTGACCATCAGAAAATTTACGGGGAAGGTAGAGAAGTGGTTTGACCTCATGAGCCGGGATATTGGTCGCAAGATTTCTGTGTTCACCCACAATCTTAAACATCCCGATCTACTGGCTGATGTTCAACAGGTCTTGAATCAAGAGCAACCTCTGGAGCGAGAGGTCCTGGACCAGGAAGGGAAATGGCTCCACCTGCGTCTGCACCCCTATCTGACGGATGGAAAGACGATGGGTGTGGTGATGACTCTGATTGATATATCCAATCTCAAGCAGACCCATGCCAAGCTTCAAAGACTTTCTGCCATCGTAGAATCCTCAGACGATGCGATTATCGGAAAATCATTCGAGGGGATCATCGAAACTTGGAACCATGCAGCGGAACAACTGTTTGGCTACACAGCAGAAGAAGCAATTGGAAGAGATATTTCGCTGATTTTGCCTGCCAATACTACTGACGAAGCTCGACAATACTTTGATCAGCTGAAGCGTGGCGAATCTGTCGAAACTTTGGAGACACACCGACGCACCAAGGACGGCAGACTGATCGAGATCTCCCTGCGATTTTCTCCGATACGGAGTGAGACGGGAGAAGTCATTGGGATGTCGGCGATCTGTCGGGATATCACGTCTCGCAAATCGGCTGAACGAGAAATTGAAAAGCTGGCACTGGTTGTCAAGCATACGGACAATGGAGTCATTCTCACTGATGCCCAGGGGTATACAGAATGGATCAATGAGGGTTGCACGCGGATCAGCGGATACACTTTGGATGACTTCGTGGGCCGTAAGCCGGGGCATCTCCTGCAAGGTCCCGAGAGCGATCCGGCTACGATCGATCTCATGCGCAGGAAAATTTCCGCTGGAGAGGAATTCAGTGTAGAAGTCCTGAATTACTCCAAAAAGGGGGAACCCTATTGGGTCGCCATTGATGCCAGGCCGACGTTCTCTGAGAACCGTGAATTGACCGGCTTCATGGCCATCCAGCGAGACGTATCAAAGCTCAAGGCCGCCCAGGCAGAGGCCCAATTGGAAGTCCAGCGGCGAGATGAATTCTTGGCAATGCTCTCTCACGAGCTTCGCAATCCATTAGGAGCTTTACAGAACGGACTTCAGTTGCTTCAACTCCAAAAGGATTTAGATTCTTCCGAAGCCCACGAGTTAGAAGAAATTCTGAGTGCACAAGTGGAGCAAATGTCTCGTCTTCTGGACGACCTGCTTGATGTTGCTAGGGTCACACAGAACAAGGCGCTCGTGCATCGCCAACCTATGGATTTGTGTGAAGCAGCCCGAAACGCCGCCGAGGCAGTCAGACCGCTTGCCGAAAGGCGTGGATGTCCCCTGAAGTTACAGCTACCCTCGTCACCTGTTGTCGTAAATGGAGATAGTGCACGACTCCAGCAAGTGCAAGTGAATCTGTTGACCAATGCGATTCGTCACTCCTATTTCGGAGAGCATGTCTCGCTGCAAATCGAGGTTCGCGATGGAAATGCTGTAATCTCAGTAACAGATATTGGTGAGGGTATCTCGGCTGAGCACCAAGTCCATGTTTTTGATCTGTTCTTCCAAACCAATTCAGAATTGGCAAGAACCGAGGGCGGATTAGGTGTGGGATTGTCGTTGGTTCGCGATTTCGTAGCAAAGCATGATGGTGAGGTAAGTCTGCACAGTGATGGACCAGGCAAAGGCACCACCTTTGAAGTCACACTTCCTTTGGCGCAAGACAAAGTCTTGCCGCAAGAAACCAGTTGCGATCTGCGAGTTCCCCCATTGCGAGTGGTTCTCATAGAGGACCAGGAAATGAATCGAAAAACGCTTCGAAAAATGCTCGAACTCGACGGTCATGAGGTTCTCGAAGCGGCAGATGCCTCACAGGGTATCCAACTAATCGACGAGCAACGGCCTGACCTGGCAGTGGTAGATATCGGACTCCCCGATATGCCAGGCTACGAAGTTGCCAGGGCGACCCGCCGTCTAGATCCTCCTGTTGACACTTTGCTGGCCGCATTAACAGGCTACGGACAAGATTCAGACATAGAAAAAGCCTATCAAGCAGGCTTTGACGTCCATCTGATCAAGCCTTTTGATCCACGGAGGCTTAATGAGTTCTTAGCCAACTCTAGAAAGAATTTCCGTGCTGAAGAGAAAGCAATTTAG
- a CDS encoding GlsB/YeaQ/YmgE family stress response membrane protein: MGGLIWFILIGILAGWLAGTFMKGGGFGILGNLIVGVIGAIVGGLVFGLLGFESTNILGSLITATVGAILFIALLRVIKQA, translated from the coding sequence ATGGGTGGTTTGATTTGGTTTATCTTGATTGGCATCTTGGCGGGGTGGTTGGCCGGAACCTTCATGAAGGGGGGCGGATTCGGCATACTGGGAAATCTCATTGTCGGCGTGATTGGAGCGATCGTAGGGGGATTGGTCTTTGGGCTCTTAGGGTTTGAAAGCACAAATATCTTGGGCAGTCTCATAACCGCCACGGTTGGTGCCATTTTATTTATTGCACTGCTGCGGGTCATAAAGCAAGCATGA
- a CDS encoding PEP-CTERM sorting domain-containing protein (PEP-CTERM proteins occur, often in large numbers, in the proteomes of bacteria that also encode an exosortase, a predicted intramembrane cysteine proteinase. The presence of a PEP-CTERM domain at a protein's C-terminus predicts cleavage within the sorting domain, followed by covalent anchoring to some some component of the (usually Gram-negative) cell surface. Many PEP-CTERM proteins exhibit an unusual sequence composition that includes large numbers of potential glycosylation sites. Expression of one such protein has been shown restore the ability of a bacterium to form floc, a type of biofilm.): MTLSSVVAVMSIGITEAVDQLIRHSAINTATVTSLGPNTGSGNPVAIVIVPGSPEVAAMFAGVSDPATAPTLLVETIGVPEPASAAMLMTAGAVACRLQRRSRGAVMDPLIALAFRLSVGSRVPQTG; encoded by the coding sequence ATGACCCTATCGTCTGTGGTGGCAGTTATGAGCATCGGCATCACCGAAGCGGTCGACCAATTAATCCGCCATTCGGCAATCAACACTGCTACGGTCACTTCTCTTGGTCCGAACACAGGCTCAGGCAATCCTGTGGCGATTGTGATCGTTCCGGGAAGTCCAGAGGTGGCCGCCATGTTTGCGGGCGTCTCCGATCCCGCTACTGCTCCGACATTGTTGGTGGAGACCATCGGGGTACCAGAGCCTGCATCTGCAGCAATGCTGATGACGGCAGGAGCTGTAGCCTGCAGGCTTCAGAGACGGTCCAGAGGAGCAGTAATGGACCCTCTTATTGCTTTGGCCTTCCGACTATCAGTAGGCTCACGAGTACCGCAAACGGGGTGA
- a CDS encoding efflux RND transporter periplasmic adaptor subunit, translating into MNRTRLTSALFALSAVLITTWLLQQYWPASTENETSEVVAPAEAIPFVRMPQEKRLAAGIKTQTVKRGDLPLVRTLPARLAYDDTRHVAVRAATDGVIEEVLVKPGDVVSAGQTIAVLRSPAVGAARSEVMTRTAEHDLAKTARDRHLRIYHGVENLAASIAKGESIERIEAQLQQATLGTYGGELLTKYSKAILANRLAQSVNSIRDTGAISGRVQHERQSELQQARAELEAALDHSLFTTRQAYKQAEAAEQSAERSLLVARQQLVTLLGTNQSLELTPVANAHQTDLARLAIRSPISGTIERKAYSTTERVNAGSELFIVADTSQLWVKADVRNRDWIAMQLKEGDPVTVTTSATEDERLSATVYFVGREVDPASGAIPLVATIYNNSDKYRPGLFARVEVPIGIASNTLVVPESAVVDLGGVPSVFIEENGGYRPVAVEIGARSVDLVEVLSGVREGQQAVVAGAFVLKSELLLEGEE; encoded by the coding sequence ATGAATCGCACCAGATTAACGAGCGCCCTATTTGCGCTAAGTGCCGTCCTGATCACCACTTGGCTACTTCAACAGTATTGGCCCGCATCAACTGAGAATGAGACTTCCGAGGTCGTGGCACCTGCTGAAGCGATTCCTTTCGTTCGCATGCCACAGGAAAAGCGTCTTGCCGCTGGGATCAAAACGCAAACAGTCAAGCGTGGCGATCTTCCGTTGGTGCGCACGCTTCCGGCGCGTTTAGCTTATGACGACACCCGACACGTTGCTGTGCGAGCAGCAACAGACGGCGTGATTGAAGAGGTCCTCGTGAAACCGGGCGATGTCGTTTCAGCCGGCCAAACCATTGCCGTGCTGCGGAGTCCCGCAGTGGGAGCCGCGAGGAGCGAAGTAATGACTCGCACTGCAGAACATGATCTGGCCAAGACAGCCCGTGATCGCCATTTGAGAATCTACCATGGTGTGGAAAATCTCGCTGCTTCGATCGCCAAAGGTGAGTCTATCGAAAGAATCGAAGCGCAACTCCAGCAAGCAACGTTGGGCACCTACGGCGGTGAGCTGCTCACGAAGTACAGCAAAGCCATCCTGGCAAACCGACTCGCTCAATCTGTCAACAGCATCCGCGATACCGGGGCAATCAGTGGCCGAGTCCAACACGAGCGCCAGAGCGAACTACAACAGGCCCGTGCTGAACTAGAGGCGGCCTTGGATCACTCCCTATTCACAACTCGGCAGGCTTACAAGCAGGCTGAAGCAGCGGAACAGTCTGCCGAGCGGAGCCTTCTTGTTGCCCGTCAACAACTCGTCACACTGCTTGGTACGAACCAAAGTCTGGAATTGACCCCTGTCGCCAATGCACATCAAACAGATCTGGCGCGACTTGCCATCCGTTCTCCCATTAGTGGCACCATAGAACGAAAAGCCTACTCTACGACCGAACGCGTCAATGCTGGGAGCGAGCTATTCATCGTAGCCGATACTTCACAGCTATGGGTGAAGGCCGATGTTAGGAATCGCGACTGGATCGCAATGCAACTGAAAGAAGGAGATCCGGTCACAGTCACGACATCAGCCACTGAGGATGAGCGACTGTCGGCAACCGTCTATTTCGTGGGCCGCGAAGTGGACCCAGCCTCGGGTGCCATACCGTTGGTGGCGACCATCTACAACAACTCGGATAAGTACCGCCCCGGCCTATTTGCACGGGTCGAAGTCCCGATAGGCATTGCCTCCAATACACTCGTCGTGCCCGAATCTGCAGTCGTTGATCTCGGGGGCGTTCCGAGCGTTTTCATCGAGGAGAACGGCGGATACCGACCGGTTGCCGTTGAAATCGGCGCGCGATCGGTCGACTTGGTCGAGGTTCTCTCGGGCGTCCGTGAGGGTCAACAAGCTGTTGTCGCAGGTGCTTTCGTCCTGAAAAGCGAACTTCTGCTGGAAGGGGAGGAGTGA
- a CDS encoding efflux RND transporter permease subunit codes for MLKRLIVFSLENRFLVIILALFVAGAGVRSALLLPIDAVPDLTNTQVTIITEAGSLPPVEVERQVTYPIEWAMGGLPKVEEVRSVSKFGLSVITIVFVDGTDVYFANQQVSQRLAQAATQIPDGYGPPELGPMTTALGEILQFEVRSETRSPMELRTMLEWDLAPRLREVKGVTEINTMGGFFKTFEVRPDPNQLMAYDLTLSELYKRIDASNVNAGGGYVVHHDEQRFIRGQALLKGVDDLRNIVLRRTEGGSPLLLSDVADVTIAPMPRQGAVSRDGRGEAVTAMVMMRIGENSRTVVARVKERLDEIRTTLPSDVHLEVIYDREDLIGRTLHTVTQNLLEGGLFVAVVLLIMLGSLRAGLIVALAIPLSMLFASNLMLAVGISASLMSLGAIDFGLIVDSSVIMVENCVRRLAHNPDGKSRLAVIRDAAIEVRGPTMFGELIIAVVYVPVLLLEGTEGKLFRPMALTVLFALLGSLVLSMTLMPALASMFLPKKPRETEVWFLRLIKQAYLPLVRLAVETPLATATTALCVFVISIPIALNLGAEFMPRLNEGDLLVEAVRLPSASLEGAESMAKLIETYLLEFPEIKTVFTKTGRPEIANDVMGVHQSDVWVMLNPRDQWPQQKTREELIAEMESVLTLHVPAVAFGFTQPIEMRVDELVAGVKADVAILIYGDDLETLALKSKEIERVLRDIPGAADVKADIQSTLATLTIEPRREALARYGIDAAEVMDVVAAIGGHPVGEVLTDRARFPIRVRLPESWRNKMEMLGQLPVAEAGGKPVPLDELADIRLEQTPPTVEHENGRRRTFVSANVRGRDVATFVAEAKRSVETKVEMPPNYELKWGGDFENLQSASQRLLLITPIVLLVIFLLLHTTFRSVRLAALIFLCVPMAASGGVFALMLRGMPFSIAAGVGFIALFGVAVLNGLVWVSDAENHRKAGYDSKTSALMAANDRLRPVLMTAMVASLGFLPMAISTSDGAEIQRPLATVVIGGLITSTLLTCLVIPTVYARFAAHPGFELLEE; via the coding sequence ATGCTCAAACGCCTAATTGTTTTTTCCCTTGAGAATCGGTTCCTAGTGATCATTTTGGCACTGTTCGTCGCAGGTGCCGGAGTGCGCAGCGCACTGCTCTTGCCCATTGATGCCGTACCTGATCTGACCAACACTCAGGTCACCATCATCACCGAAGCAGGATCATTGCCTCCTGTCGAAGTCGAGCGGCAAGTGACCTATCCGATTGAATGGGCGATGGGTGGACTGCCAAAAGTCGAAGAAGTTCGCAGTGTCTCCAAGTTCGGCCTCTCAGTCATCACGATTGTGTTCGTCGATGGGACGGATGTTTACTTTGCCAATCAGCAAGTGAGTCAACGCCTCGCCCAAGCTGCCACGCAAATCCCCGATGGCTACGGACCCCCTGAACTAGGACCCATGACTACGGCACTTGGCGAAATCCTTCAATTCGAAGTCCGTAGCGAGACCCGCTCGCCGATGGAATTGCGCACGATGCTAGAGTGGGACCTTGCGCCTCGACTGCGCGAGGTTAAGGGCGTAACCGAAATCAACACGATGGGAGGTTTCTTCAAGACCTTCGAGGTTCGACCTGATCCCAACCAGCTCATGGCCTATGATCTGACCCTCAGCGAACTCTACAAGCGTATCGATGCAAGCAACGTCAACGCTGGCGGCGGCTACGTAGTACATCACGACGAGCAACGCTTTATCCGTGGGCAAGCACTGCTCAAGGGAGTCGATGACTTGCGCAACATTGTGCTCCGTCGCACTGAGGGAGGTTCGCCACTTTTGTTGTCGGACGTTGCCGATGTGACCATTGCTCCGATGCCCAGGCAAGGTGCCGTGAGCCGTGATGGTCGCGGCGAAGCAGTGACAGCGATGGTGATGATGCGGATTGGTGAAAATTCGCGCACCGTCGTGGCGAGAGTCAAAGAACGACTTGACGAGATCCGTACCACGCTGCCCAGCGATGTTCATTTGGAAGTCATCTACGATCGCGAGGACTTGATCGGCAGGACACTCCACACAGTAACCCAAAATCTGCTTGAAGGTGGCCTCTTTGTCGCGGTCGTGCTGCTCATCATGCTGGGCAGTTTAAGGGCAGGCTTAATTGTAGCCCTAGCAATTCCTCTTTCGATGCTGTTCGCTTCCAACTTGATGCTTGCTGTTGGCATCTCTGCCAGCTTGATGAGTCTCGGTGCTATCGACTTTGGCTTGATCGTCGATTCCTCGGTCATCATGGTCGAAAACTGCGTCCGCCGTCTGGCGCACAATCCGGATGGGAAAAGCCGCTTGGCAGTCATTCGCGACGCTGCGATAGAGGTTCGCGGGCCAACCATGTTCGGCGAGTTGATCATCGCTGTCGTCTATGTACCCGTGCTCCTGCTGGAAGGGACCGAAGGGAAACTTTTCCGCCCTATGGCATTGACGGTGCTCTTCGCTTTACTGGGTTCTCTTGTGCTGTCGATGACCTTGATGCCTGCCTTAGCCTCAATGTTTTTGCCAAAAAAGCCCCGCGAAACGGAAGTCTGGTTTTTAAGACTAATCAAGCAGGCCTATCTTCCCCTAGTCCGCTTGGCAGTCGAAACCCCCCTAGCCACCGCCACGACGGCCCTCTGTGTGTTCGTGATCAGCATTCCCATCGCCCTGAATCTCGGAGCGGAGTTCATGCCTCGTCTCAATGAAGGAGACCTCCTCGTTGAAGCGGTCCGCTTGCCCAGCGCATCGCTAGAAGGAGCCGAGAGTATGGCGAAGCTGATCGAAACCTATCTGCTCGAATTTCCCGAGATTAAAACAGTGTTCACCAAGACTGGCCGTCCCGAAATCGCCAACGACGTGATGGGCGTTCATCAGTCGGACGTGTGGGTCATGCTCAACCCCCGCGACCAATGGCCGCAGCAGAAAACGCGGGAAGAGTTGATTGCTGAAATGGAGTCCGTCCTCACGCTCCATGTACCGGCTGTCGCCTTCGGATTTACCCAACCGATCGAAATGCGTGTGGATGAATTGGTCGCAGGGGTGAAAGCCGACGTCGCCATCCTGATCTACGGCGACGACCTCGAAACCTTGGCACTCAAGTCCAAGGAGATCGAACGAGTTCTCCGGGATATCCCTGGTGCCGCGGACGTTAAAGCCGACATCCAGTCTACGCTGGCAACGCTAACGATCGAACCTCGGCGCGAGGCACTTGCCCGCTACGGAATCGACGCGGCAGAAGTGATGGATGTCGTTGCTGCAATTGGCGGACACCCTGTGGGAGAAGTTCTCACAGATCGAGCGCGATTCCCCATTCGTGTGCGACTACCGGAGAGTTGGCGAAACAAAATGGAAATGCTCGGCCAATTGCCGGTCGCCGAAGCGGGGGGAAAGCCTGTTCCTCTCGACGAGCTCGCTGACATTCGCCTGGAACAAACTCCTCCCACAGTGGAACACGAAAACGGACGACGGCGCACCTTCGTGTCTGCTAATGTCCGTGGCCGCGACGTGGCCACCTTTGTTGCCGAAGCCAAACGTTCTGTTGAGACCAAGGTCGAGATGCCACCCAACTACGAATTGAAGTGGGGAGGGGACTTTGAAAACCTCCAGTCCGCAAGTCAACGACTGCTTTTGATCACACCCATTGTACTGTTGGTCATATTCCTCTTGCTGCACACCACGTTTCGCTCGGTGCGCCTGGCAGCATTGATCTTCCTCTGCGTCCCGATGGCTGCCAGTGGAGGTGTCTTTGCGCTGATGCTGCGCGGCATGCCATTCAGCATCGCGGCGGGGGTTGGGTTCATAGCCCTCTTCGGAGTCGCCGTACTCAACGGATTGGTTTGGGTCAGCGATGCTGAAAATCATCGCAAAGCAGGTTACGACTCCAAAACTTCTGCACTGATGGCAGCAAATGACCGCCTCCGCCCCGTACTCATGACTGCCATGGTCGCCAGTTTGGGCTTTCTGCCCATGGCAATCTCGACAAGCGACGGAGCAGAAATCCAGCGACCATTGGCGACCGTGGTGATCGGCGGGCTGATCACCAGCACGCTGTTGACCTGCCTAGTGATCCCCACTGTCTATGCCCGTTTCGCGGCGCACCCAGGCTTTGAGCTATTAGAAGAATAG